A genomic stretch from Sphingomonas faeni includes:
- a CDS encoding adenosine kinase: protein MSTPTYDVVAIGNAIVDILSTADDAFIEEIGVAKGSMQLMFSSEDADALYAKMGPGMEISGGSAANTVAGIAALGGKCGFIGQVADDQLGQVFAHDVRSIGIEFATPVREGAPTTGRCLIFVTPDGQRTMNTFLGAGQFLPAAAIDTAMIADSAILYLEGYLWDPEEPRAAMRAAIDCARGAGRKVAFTLSDVFCISRHGADFRQLLSDGLIDILFANESELAALAETDDFDAAVAKISAQVPTLVVTRGEHGACAIQNGNRAEVKAEPIAKVVDTTGAGDLFAAGFLHGQAQGYDLHASLKLGAVCAAEIISHVGARPMVDMKALAAKHIG, encoded by the coding sequence TTGAGCACACCCACTTACGACGTCGTCGCGATCGGCAATGCCATCGTCGACATCCTCAGCACCGCCGACGACGCGTTCATCGAAGAGATCGGTGTCGCCAAAGGCTCGATGCAGCTCATGTTCTCGTCGGAGGACGCCGACGCGCTCTACGCCAAGATGGGCCCGGGCATGGAAATCTCCGGTGGCTCCGCCGCCAACACCGTCGCCGGCATTGCCGCGCTCGGCGGTAAATGCGGGTTCATCGGCCAGGTCGCCGACGATCAGCTCGGCCAGGTCTTCGCGCACGACGTCCGCAGCATCGGCATCGAATTCGCCACCCCGGTCCGCGAAGGTGCGCCGACCACCGGCCGCTGCCTGATCTTCGTGACCCCCGACGGCCAGCGCACGATGAACACCTTCCTCGGCGCAGGGCAATTCCTCCCCGCCGCCGCGATCGACACCGCGATGATCGCCGACAGCGCGATCCTGTATCTCGAAGGCTATCTCTGGGATCCCGAAGAGCCACGCGCCGCGATGCGCGCCGCGATCGATTGCGCACGCGGGGCAGGGCGCAAGGTCGCGTTCACGCTCAGCGACGTGTTCTGCATCTCGCGCCATGGCGCCGATTTCCGCCAGCTGCTGAGCGACGGCCTGATCGACATCCTCTTCGCCAACGAGAGCGAACTCGCCGCCCTCGCCGAGACCGACGACTTCGACGCCGCCGTCGCCAAGATCTCGGCCCAGGTCCCCACTTTGGTCGTCACCCGCGGCGAGCACGGCGCCTGCGCGATCCAGAACGGCAATCGCGCCGAAGTGAAGGCCGAGCCGATCGCCAAGGTCGTCGACACCACCGGGGCCGGCGACCTGTTCGCAGCGGGCTTCCTCCACGGCCAGGCGCAGGGCTACGACCTGCACGCATCGCTGAAGCTCGGTGCAGTCTGCGCGGCCGAGATCATCAGCCATGTCGGCGCCCGCCCGATGGTCGACATGAAGGCGCTCGCCGCCAAGCACATCGGCTGA
- a CDS encoding HIT domain-containing protein — protein MPIDATQLYDDQNIFAKILRGEIPSKRVYEDDVAIAFHDINPQAPTHLLVIPKGAYVSWDDFSARAPDVEIAGFIRAVGAVARAAGLVEPGYRLLANIGQDGHQEVPHLHVHVFGGRPLGPMLTR, from the coding sequence ATGCCGATCGACGCCACCCAGCTCTATGACGACCAGAACATCTTCGCGAAGATCCTGCGCGGCGAGATCCCGTCGAAGCGGGTGTACGAAGACGACGTCGCGATCGCGTTCCACGACATCAATCCGCAGGCGCCGACGCATCTGCTCGTGATCCCCAAGGGCGCGTACGTGTCGTGGGACGATTTCTCCGCGCGGGCGCCCGATGTGGAGATCGCCGGGTTCATTCGCGCAGTCGGTGCCGTGGCGCGGGCCGCTGGGCTGGTCGAGCCGGGCTATCGTCTGCTCGCCAACATCGGCCAGGACGGGCACCAGGAGGTGCCGCATCTGCACGTTCATGTCTTCGGCGGGCGTCCTCTGGGTCCGATGCTCACGCGATAG
- a CDS encoding amino acid permease produces the protein MIFGRVKSLDAILATAEKKSLHRSLGAFQLTMLGIGCVIGTGIFVLTSAAAQKAGPGMILSFIVAGAVCVVAALCYAEIAAMAPVAGSAYTYTYSVMGELLAWTVGWALILEYAVAASAVSVGWSGYFSGSILRETFGIDLPLWLAAGPYVPGGFINLPAVVISLLVTWLLMIGTTESARVNAVLVTIKVVALTAFVALTLPKTHGGNFEPFLPTGILGSNGLGVVGAAATIFFAYVGFDAVSTAAEETKDPQRNVPIGLIASLGICTVFYMLVAAGAIGTIGGQPLFDAAGVPFTTGSPELARACLIPANAQALVCSNEALAHVLRQIGYANVGNWMGYAAGLALPSVILILMFGQTRIFFVMSRDGLLPEVLSRVHPKWKTPYIVTAITGVFVAFAAAFLPVGQLADIANAGTLYAFMMVAIALLILRKREPNRHRPFRTPAAWIVAPLTIVGCIGLYFSLPYEAMAVLPIWGAVGLVIYFLYGYRKSYLGRGMADGGETDIDMAPPGAH, from the coding sequence TTGATTTTTGGTCGCGTGAAATCACTGGACGCCATCCTGGCGACGGCGGAGAAGAAATCGCTCCACCGATCGCTGGGCGCGTTCCAGCTTACCATGCTCGGCATCGGCTGCGTGATCGGGACGGGCATCTTCGTGCTGACGTCCGCCGCCGCGCAGAAGGCCGGGCCGGGCATGATCCTGAGCTTCATCGTCGCCGGCGCAGTCTGCGTCGTCGCGGCACTCTGCTATGCCGAGATCGCGGCAATGGCACCGGTCGCCGGCTCCGCCTACACCTATACCTATTCCGTGATGGGCGAGCTGCTCGCCTGGACCGTCGGCTGGGCCCTGATCCTCGAATATGCCGTCGCCGCCAGCGCCGTGTCGGTCGGGTGGTCCGGCTATTTCTCGGGCTCGATCCTGCGAGAAACGTTCGGGATAGACCTGCCGCTCTGGCTGGCAGCGGGGCCGTACGTGCCCGGCGGGTTCATCAACCTGCCCGCGGTCGTCATCTCGCTGCTCGTCACGTGGCTGCTGATGATCGGCACCACGGAGAGCGCCCGCGTGAACGCGGTGCTGGTGACGATCAAGGTCGTCGCGCTGACCGCGTTCGTCGCGCTGACCCTGCCCAAGACGCATGGCGGTAATTTCGAACCGTTCCTTCCCACCGGCATCCTCGGCAGCAACGGCCTCGGTGTGGTCGGTGCGGCGGCGACGATCTTCTTCGCCTATGTCGGCTTCGATGCGGTTTCGACCGCCGCGGAAGAGACCAAGGATCCGCAGCGCAACGTACCGATCGGCCTGATCGCGTCGCTCGGCATCTGCACCGTGTTCTACATGCTGGTCGCGGCGGGCGCGATCGGGACGATCGGTGGTCAGCCACTGTTCGATGCGGCGGGCGTACCGTTCACGACGGGCTCGCCCGAACTGGCGCGCGCCTGCCTTATTCCTGCAAATGCGCAGGCTCTGGTGTGTTCGAACGAGGCGCTGGCGCACGTGCTGCGCCAGATCGGCTATGCGAACGTCGGCAACTGGATGGGCTATGCGGCGGGGCTCGCGCTGCCGTCGGTGATCCTGATCCTGATGTTCGGCCAAACCCGCATCTTCTTCGTGATGAGCCGCGACGGCCTGTTGCCGGAAGTGCTGAGCCGCGTGCATCCGAAGTGGAAGACGCCCTATATCGTGACCGCGATCACCGGCGTGTTCGTGGCGTTCGCCGCGGCGTTCCTGCCGGTCGGCCAGCTGGCGGACATCGCCAATGCGGGCACGTTGTACGCGTTCATGATGGTCGCGATCGCGCTGCTGATCCTGCGCAAGCGCGAGCCGAACCGGCATCGTCCGTTCCGCACGCCGGCCGCCTGGATCGTCGCGCCGCTGACGATCGTCGGCTGCATCGGGCTGTATTTCTCGCTGCCGTACGAGGCGATGGCGGTGCTGCCGATCTGGGGCGCGGTCGGGCTCGTGATCTACTTCCTGTACGGCTACCGGAAGAGCTATCTGGGTCGCGGGATGGCCGATGGCGGCGAGACCGACATCGACATGGCGCCGCCCGGCGCGCACTGA
- a CDS encoding phosphoribosyl-ATP diphosphatase, with amino-acid sequence MDPVFDRLEATIRARRDAPADTSYTASLFVKGRPKIAQKLGEEAVETVIAACSGDEASIVPEAADLMFHLAVLLADAGLSLDDVRAELERREGVGGLVEKAGRAG; translated from the coding sequence ATGGACCCCGTATTCGACCGCCTCGAGGCGACCATCCGCGCGCGTCGCGATGCGCCCGCCGACACCTCCTATACTGCGAGCCTGTTCGTCAAGGGCCGCCCGAAGATCGCGCAGAAGCTCGGCGAGGAAGCCGTCGAGACGGTGATCGCGGCATGCTCGGGCGACGAGGCGAGCATCGTGCCGGAAGCGGCGGATCTGATGTTTCATCTCGCCGTGTTGCTGGCAGATGCGGGGCTCAGTCTTGACGATGTGCGGGCTGAACTGGAACGGCGCGAGGGTGTCGGCGGACTGGTCGAGAAGGCTGGGCGGGCGGGGTAA
- a CDS encoding EI24 domain-containing protein translates to MLRALTLSLGQLTDPPVLRVFVKSMLTTLFVFALLGVGTWWGTQAALAAWLNWHADGLAAAFALFVTILALWLLFRAVAIAVVGIFADEVVAAVEARHYPEALRTARPVPFARSLAMGLRSAGRVVLVNLVMLPVYIALLVTGVGTAAAFFVVNGWLLGRDLGDMVAARHMDAAAMRGWRATTKSGRFVLGLANTGLFVVPVLNIAAPVLGAAMATHYFHARYSRKGRP, encoded by the coding sequence ATGCTCCGTGCCCTTACCCTCTCGCTCGGCCAACTCACCGACCCGCCCGTTCTGCGCGTGTTCGTGAAGTCGATGCTGACCACGCTGTTCGTCTTCGCGCTGCTCGGCGTCGGTACGTGGTGGGGCACGCAAGCCGCGTTGGCCGCGTGGCTTAACTGGCATGCCGACGGCCTCGCCGCGGCGTTCGCGCTGTTCGTCACGATCCTGGCGCTGTGGCTATTGTTCCGCGCGGTCGCGATCGCCGTAGTCGGGATCTTCGCCGACGAGGTGGTCGCGGCGGTCGAGGCCCGGCATTATCCCGAAGCCCTGCGCACCGCCCGCCCCGTGCCCTTCGCGCGCAGCCTCGCCATGGGGCTCCGCTCGGCGGGTCGCGTCGTTCTCGTCAATTTGGTGATGCTGCCGGTCTACATCGCGCTGCTTGTCACCGGGGTCGGCACGGCGGCCGCGTTCTTCGTCGTGAATGGCTGGCTGCTCGGGCGCGATCTCGGCGACATGGTGGCGGCACGGCATATGGATGCGGCGGCGATGCGGGGCTGGCGTGCGACGACCAAGAGCGGGCGGTTCGTGCTGGGGCTTGCGAACACCGGGCTGTTCGTGGTTCCGGTCCTCAACATCGCCGCGCCGGTTCTCGGCGCGGCGATGGCGACGCATTACTTCCACGCCCGATATTCTCGCAAAGGCCGGCCATGA